DNA sequence from the Acidobacteriota bacterium genome:
CGCTGTAGAAGGCGTCACCGGCTTCAAAACCGTCGTCGAAGGTGACGACCAGCGGTTCGCTCCCGGCGATCGACGGAAAGGCCGTCATCTCGGCGTCGAAGCGGCCGAGGCGGCGGCCGCCCACCGCCACTGCACCGCCGTAGTCGGCGGATTCTTCCTGCCGCCGGAACACCTCGCCCAGGGCCAGCAGGGCAAAGGCGGATTCCTGGGTGGTCCAGCCGCGGCCGGTGTCGAGGTCCCGCGCCAGCCGGTCCACCAGGGTGCCGATGCGCGGATCTCCCGGCTTGCTCTCCGCTAGGGCAAGGAGCAGCAGCGCCCGATTGCGGAGCTGTGAGCCGAGATTGCCACCGGTATGGCGGCCGATCGCCGCCGCGTCCTCGATGCCGGCGGTCAGTTCATCGACGGCCGTCGCGTCGCCGGAGTAGGCGGCGGCCAACAGCGCCCGGGACGAGGGCGAAAGATCCATCTGCTTCTGTTGGCGCAAGAAGTCCATGGTGCCGAGATCCGGACGATCCGCCCGGGCGAGGACGTAGAGCGCATAGACGGTGCGCTCCAACTCCGCCGCACCGTAGGTCGCCTTGGCCCGCGCCTGGTTGCCGGTCCAGCGCAGAGCCCCGTCGTAAAGGAAGCCCTCGACGCTGTAGCCGGCGCGGCGCGCTTCTACCAGGAAGTGGGTCGCCCACACGCTCGGCCAAGCGGCGGTCTCCCCGCCACCGGGCCACAAGGTGAAACCGCCGGTGTGGTTCTGCATCCGGCTGATCCGCCGGATGCCCTCCTCCACCGCCGCCGCCGGAGCCGGCCGGCCGGCATCCTCATTGAACAGTTCCGGTTCCAGTCGCCGCGCCAGATCTTCCAGGTAGATCAGAGGAAAGGCCGTCGAGACGGTCTGCTCCAGGCAACCGTACGGGTAACGCAACAGCCCCGCCAGCTTGCCGGCGAACTGCACCAGCGGCACCGGCCCCAGGCGCAGGGTGCGCTCCACCGAGCCCGGCCGCGCCCAGTCAGCGAGCGCCCGAACCTCCAAAGGATTGCCGTCCACCGGACCGGCCTGCTCCACCACCCGGTACGGCAGGTGAGAGCGCATCGGCAAGGCCACCTCCGAGCGCGCCGCTTCGCCGTTGCCTTGGACCACCACCTTCAGCTCGGCCAGGGAGCCGGCGTCCGGCGCGACGATCGGCACGTAGGTCACCGCCTCGGAACCGTCCGGCACGCTGACCTTGCCTTTCACCGGCTCGCCGAGGCCTTCGATGCGGACCTCGAAATCGCCCGCGGAACCGGTATCGTTGCGCACCGTCACCGGAATGTTTGCCTGGTCGCCCCAGGCGAGGAAGCGGGGGAAGGTGGGGGTGACCACCAGCGGATCGCGCACCCGCACCATCTGTTCCTCGGAACCGAAACGGCGACCGTCCGCAGCCACCACCATCACCCGCAGCGCCCCCTGGAAGTTGGGCACCTCGAAGGAGGTCTCCACCCGGCCGTCGGCCCCGGCGGTCAGTGGTCCGGACCAGTAGGCCACCGGCACCACCCGCCGGATGCTGTCCGTCTGGACGTACTGCGCCATGCCGGCGCCGGCGGCGCCGCCGCCCACGGCCAGGTCGCCGGCCACCGGCACCTCCGGCAGAAGCAGCGAGAAGCCGTCGAAGGTGCGCACGCTCAGGCCGAGCTTGCGGTAGAAGAAGGCGAAGGGATCCGCCGTCGCCTGGGAGACGAGTTGCAGGATCCCTTCATCCACCGCCGCCACCGTCACCGTCGCTCCGGGAGCCGCCGCGACGGCCACCTCCAGACTGCGCTCGGAGCGCATTTCCTCCGGCGCCACGATCTCTAGATCCAGCCGGTTGGAAGTGCGGTCGACGGAGATCGGCACCGCTCCGAAGGCGCGGGTGACCTCGCCGTCGCCCAGGTCGTCAGCGTTTCTCACCACCAGCGCCGTGACGTAGGCGTTCGGCCGCAGGGCACCGGACAGCGGAATGCTCAAGGTGGCGGTATTGCCGGTGAGTTCGTGCAACTCCGTGTGGAAGATGCGGTCCCGCTCCACGGTCAGCAGCAGCCGGCCGGCAAAGGGCGCGCGCACCTGTACCACCGCCGTGTCGCCGGGGCCGTACTCGCCGCGGTCGAGATCCAGCTCGACCCGCGCCGGGTTGTCGATCGCCCAAGGGGCATAGCCCCAGCCGGAGGCGTAGAAGCCGACCTCCGTCGAGGCGGAGGTTTGAAGATCCGTCAGCACTACCCGGTAGGCGCCGGTCTCCGGCGGAGTGAAGGAGAAGGCCGATCGGCCGTCCGGCGCGGTCAGAGCAAGGGTGTCGACCAGCGTCGCCTCGCGGCTCGACTCGTAGCGGTAGGTACCCGAGGGGGTGCGCCGCAGCACGGTGTTCCAGCGGTCGCGGAACAGTTCCGCCCGCAGTCCCTCTGCGGCCACCGCCTGGCCCGCGGGATCGACCGTCACCAGTTCGAACTCTGTCGCCTGCCCCGGCTCGCCGTAGCCTTCGGCGACCTTGCGCAGACCCGGGTAGTAAGGAACCGGGTGAACGGCCACCCGCTGCCGCGCGGTGACCCCGCGGCCGCCGCGCTCCGAAACCCGCGCGGTGAGGATCGCCTGCAGGCTCGACGGCGCCGTCAGGCCGCGCGGCACGGCGACGGCAAATCGCTTGCGGCCTTCGGCGTCGAGGGTGCCTTCTTCGGTCAGCAGCGGTTGATCCTCGAAGCGGCGGTCACCGTTGCGGAAAATGAAACCCTCGAAGCCCTCCGGGGCGAAGGTCGAATCCACCAGGCGCACCCGCGCCTCCACCGGCAGATCGGCCCCCGGCGGACCGAAGAGGTAACGCCCCTCCACCTCGAAGGACAATTCTTCGCCGGGCAGCGGCGCCTCGCCAGGGGTGATAGCCGCCTTGATGCGATCCGGGATGAATTCCTCCACCTGGAACAGGTAGCGGCTCACTACCGCGTTGCCGATCTCCAGGTCCAAGCTGTGATTGCCGGTCAGGGAGTAGGCCGGCAGCTCCAGCTCGAAGGGCACCAGGCCCTTGTCGTCGGAAGTCTTGCGCAGGAGGTCCCGTTCCCGGCCGCGCGGATCGCGATGGCGCAGCACCACCGGCAAGGCCGCCGGCGCGGCGAGGGCGGCATCCCGCAGGATGCCCAATCCCTCGACCGTTTCGCCCGGCCGATAGAGATCCCGTTCGCCGTAGAGGAAGGCCGAATAGCCCTGAGCGCTCAGCGGGGCACCGCCCACATCCAGGCCGGTGGTATCCACCCGCGCCTGATCGAGCACCAGAAAGCTGAAATCGTCGCCGCGCTCCACCGTCACTAGGTAGGGTCGGGCGTTGTCGGAGCCGAGCCTGGCGGCCAAATCGCCGCCGAGGCGCCAAAGGCCTCGCGCGTCCGTCCGGCCCTCGGCAACTAGCTGATTCTGGCTCGACAGCAGCCGCACCCGCGCCCCGGCGACGGCCGCGAGATCGTCGAGGGACGAAACCACCACCAGAAAGTCGTCGCCGGACTGCTTGGCGACCACTCCGAGGTCGGTCAGCAGCACCCATCGGGTCGAGCCGCGCCAGTTACCCCGCCGGGTGACGGAAGCGCGGTAGAGGCCGGGACCTTCGAGATCGGCGTATTGGTCCAGGGTCACCGTCGTCGCGACCTTGCGGTTGCGGCCGCCCTCCACCCTCAGCTCGACGCTCCGCAACCTTCCCCCCATGGCGTGCCGGGGGGTCGAAACATAGCCGGTCGAGCCAGTGGCCGAAAATCCTCCCTCCTGCAGGGCATAGAACAGGTTGTTCAAATACACCCGGTCGATCGCCAGGGTGAAGCGGTCGACATTGACCGTCTCCACCGCCAGGGTGCGGGAACCGCTCGCCGGCAGGAACATGCCAGCACCGCGAATCTCAATGGAGGGTTCGAGGTTGGGCAGCGACACCTTCTGCTCGAAGGCCTCCTTCAAGGAGGCGCCATCGCCCGCCGGTAGACCGGCGGCGAGCTGCACCGTGTAGGTGGAGCCCGGCACCATCGCCCCGGTGGCGATCAGCTCGTTGCGACTGGCCGACAGGCGGAGATCCGCCACCGCCGGTTCGAGGGTGAGGAACCGCTGGGCGACGGACGGGGCCACCGGCGACGACAGGCGGATGCGCAGGGACGACTCGCTCTCGCCCGGTTGCGCCTGTACTCCACGCACCGCCAGCACCTCCCGCGAGCCGACGGGGATTTCCTGGGTGAAAGGTCCGGCGAGCGGCACGTTGCCGTTCGCCGGGGTCAGATCCTCGACGATCGAAAAGGCGAGCGAGCGCTCGGCCTTGCTCTTGGTCACCGGCCCGGTGCGGAAACCGACCACCGCCGCCGGCCAGTAGGTCTCCAGCTCCACCGGCACGTCCTGAGCGCCGTCCTCGAGGGCGATCAGGGGAGCCAGTTCCTCCGGATTCACCGGGTAGTTGAAGCGCAGCTCGCCGCGGTAGATCACCTGCGCATCGGCGCCATCCGGCGCCGGCTCTTCGTAGACGTCCACCTGCTCCACCAGGAATTGATCCGTCACCACCCGCTGGACGGACTCCCCCACCAACCGTTCGCCCTGCCCGAGGATGCGGTCCGCAATGAGCGAGATTTCGATCTCCGTGGCGGCCGGCAGCGCGCCGGTAGCTTCGAACCGCAGCACCCCACGATCGCGCCAGCGCCACACGCCGCCGACGGCGGGATGGAGGGTGGCCGGCGGCGGCGCCAGCACGTCGCCCACCAACCCCTCGCCCAGCGGCCGGTCAAAGTGCACCTCCAGAAACTTGCGCCCTTCGCGATCGAGCACCACGTCGAACACGGCGACCTCGTCCGTCCCGCCCTCACGGCGCTCGGCGTCCGCTTCGCCCCGCCAGAGAAGCCCTCCGAGCACCAGCACGACGAGGCCCAACAGCGCGATCAAGATGTCCTTCCACTCCCAGCGTCCGGCCATTTCTACATTCCCCTTTCGAATTCAGGCGGCTAACTTAGCAGCCACCGTCGGCGAATCTGGCAAGATCTTCCGGTGATCCTCCGCCCCTTTGCGACCCTGCTTTCGGTTCTGCTGCCAGCCTCGACCGCTCTCCCGGTGGCGAATGACCGTGACCGACTCAACGCCGGCGAGGCCATCGTCCGCCTGGAGACAACCGCTAGCCCCGGCGAACCGCGCCTCGGCGAGATCCGCCGGGTCCTCGATCAACCGGCCGATCGCCTCTTCCGCGCCATCCTCGACTGCCATCACTATCGGGAATTCATGCCCTACGTCACCGCATCCGATGGCAAACTCGTGGCGCAGGGCACCATTGACTGCCGGCAAACAGTGAAAACGCCCTTCAGCCGCAGGTTGCGCTCCTTCACCGTGCGACTCCGGCCGGCCGGTTCCACGGCACCCGACGGCACCAGTGGGAAGGTGACATACACTGCGAGCTGGTCGCTGGCGCCCGGATCGGA
Encoded proteins:
- a CDS encoding SRPBCC family protein; this encodes MILRPFATLLSVLLPASTALPVANDRDRLNAGEAIVRLETTASPGEPRLGEIRRVLDQPADRLFRAILDCHHYREFMPYVTASDGKLVAQGTIDCRQTVKTPFSRRLRSFTVRLRPAGSTAPDGTSGKVTYTASWSLAPGSEHDIETSRGRWTLTEWSPGRTLVHLRWVQDFRLPTRLQDRATSASLPWILDGLRQQTNRCRYDVPRAAGCREAPPILPSQTPRP
- a CDS encoding MG2 domain-containing protein, which encodes MAGRWEWKDILIALLGLVVLVLGGLLWRGEADAERREGGTDEVAVFDVVLDREGRKFLEVHFDRPLGEGLVGDVLAPPPATLHPAVGGVWRWRDRGVLRFEATGALPAATEIEISLIADRILGQGERLVGESVQRVVTDQFLVEQVDVYEEPAPDGADAQVIYRGELRFNYPVNPEELAPLIALEDGAQDVPVELETYWPAAVVGFRTGPVTKSKAERSLAFSIVEDLTPANGNVPLAGPFTQEIPVGSREVLAVRGVQAQPGESESSLRIRLSSPVAPSVAQRFLTLEPAVADLRLSASRNELIATGAMVPGSTYTVQLAAGLPAGDGASLKEAFEQKVSLPNLEPSIEIRGAGMFLPASGSRTLAVETVNVDRFTLAIDRVYLNNLFYALQEGGFSATGSTGYVSTPRHAMGGRLRSVELRVEGGRNRKVATTVTLDQYADLEGPGLYRASVTRRGNWRGSTRWVLLTDLGVVAKQSGDDFLVVVSSLDDLAAVAGARVRLLSSQNQLVAEGRTDARGLWRLGGDLAARLGSDNARPYLVTVERGDDFSFLVLDQARVDTTGLDVGGAPLSAQGYSAFLYGERDLYRPGETVEGLGILRDAALAAPAALPVVLRHRDPRGRERDLLRKTSDDKGLVPFELELPAYSLTGNHSLDLEIGNAVVSRYLFQVEEFIPDRIKAAITPGEAPLPGEELSFEVEGRYLFGPPGADLPVEARVRLVDSTFAPEGFEGFIFRNGDRRFEDQPLLTEEGTLDAEGRKRFAVAVPRGLTAPSSLQAILTARVSERGGRGVTARQRVAVHPVPYYPGLRKVAEGYGEPGQATEFELVTVDPAGQAVAAEGLRAELFRDRWNTVLRRTPSGTYRYESSREATLVDTLALTAPDGRSAFSFTPPETGAYRVVLTDLQTSASTEVGFYASGWGYAPWAIDNPARVELDLDRGEYGPGDTAVVQVRAPFAGRLLLTVERDRIFHTELHELTGNTATLSIPLSGALRPNAYVTALVVRNADDLGDGEVTRAFGAVPISVDRTSNRLDLEIVAPEEMRSERSLEVAVAAAPGATVTVAAVDEGILQLVSQATADPFAFFYRKLGLSVRTFDGFSLLLPEVPVAGDLAVGGGAAGAGMAQYVQTDSIRRVVPVAYWSGPLTAGADGRVETSFEVPNFQGALRVMVVAADGRRFGSEEQMVRVRDPLVVTPTFPRFLAWGDQANIPVTVRNDTGSAGDFEVRIEGLGEPVKGKVSVPDGSEAVTYVPIVAPDAGSLAELKVVVQGNGEAARSEVALPMRSHLPYRVVEQAGPVDGNPLEVRALADWARPGSVERTLRLGPVPLVQFAGKLAGLLRYPYGCLEQTVSTAFPLIYLEDLARRLEPELFNEDAGRPAPAAAVEEGIRRISRMQNHTGGFTLWPGGGETAAWPSVWATHFLVEARRAGYSVEGFLYDGALRWTGNQARAKATYGAAELERTVYALYVLARADRPDLGTMDFLRQQKQMDLSPSSRALLAAAYSGDATAVDELTAGIEDAAAIGRHTGGNLGSQLRNRALLLLALAESKPGDPRIGTLVDRLARDLDTGRGWTTQESAFALLALGEVFRRQEESADYGGAVAVGGRRLGRFDAEMTAFPSIAGSEPLVVTFDDGFEAGDAFYSVYTRGLPTEEAFRPENAGLEVEREWFDRERNRVDPARISQGDLIVIKTRVRSITGQVDNIVLQTLLPAGLEVENPRLDTTETLPWITDADLLPDYLDLRDDRLLLFTDLSANQWKTFYSLVRAVVPGTFKLPPVEAEAMYNPSLRAVGAAGVLEVSARRP